In a single window of the Pseudohongiella acticola genome:
- a CDS encoding DUF5677 domain-containing protein produces the protein MRPCDTKHLILRNTLSRSSMSLKAIFALWDISDFQGGWTIHRTLLERLFHIIDLDANDSYKDFEEWSFYEQYKAQNRVKSDPNFKHEATEPFYKLSPEKSDRAKKLSKSPPKWRRAKAEDVAKSVELSFLYRFGYDFASMHVHPMANDGEQDFFTVTRIEAPALFPDQMSLLSNTLLAATLILQEVLNQSAYKWRRILWDYIDGVRHFLGTGDDSYKDLFTRLLLVGKDQGLCDSPA, from the coding sequence ATGCGGCCATGCGATACGAAGCACCTGATCCTCAGAAATACACTTTCCAGAAGCAGTATGAGTTTGAAAGCAATATTTGCACTTTGGGATATATCCGATTTTCAGGGCGGCTGGACCATACATAGAACCTTGCTTGAGCGCCTATTTCACATTATTGATTTGGATGCTAATGACTCGTACAAGGATTTCGAGGAATGGTCCTTTTATGAGCAATACAAGGCTCAGAATAGGGTAAAGAGTGATCCTAATTTTAAGCATGAGGCTACCGAACCTTTCTACAAACTGAGCCCAGAAAAGTCTGATCGTGCAAAAAAGCTATCCAAATCACCTCCAAAGTGGAGGCGAGCTAAGGCAGAAGATGTGGCGAAATCCGTAGAGCTAAGCTTTCTCTATAGATTTGGATATGACTTTGCATCTATGCATGTACATCCCATGGCTAACGATGGCGAGCAGGACTTCTTTACTGTGACGAGAATAGAGGCTCCGGCACTCTTCCCCGATCAAATGTCGCTACTTTCCAACACGCTTCTAGCAGCAACTTTGATACTGCAGGAAGTTCTAAACCAAAGTGCCTATAAATGGCGTCGAATCTTGTGGGACTATATTGACGGTGTTCGCCATTTTCTTGGCACTGGAGACGATTCATATAAGGACCTATTTACAAGGTTGCTTTTGGTGGGCAAGGATCAAGGTTTATGTGACTCGCCTGCCTAA
- a CDS encoding NUDIX domain-containing protein: MRESPASQISPLKQGVMNHRDHGFMTEFSGCKLALILNGKLLVYKRDFSDSIPFSGMYDLPGGGREGEESPVECVLRELEEEFGLQVSEERLSYCEKYALSSGSYGYFYAAKICEEELNMISFGNEGVSWQMMSIHDYLSKTDSIPHLKERIHKYLERAL, translated from the coding sequence TTGCGCGAAAGCCCTGCCAGCCAGATTTCGCCGCTGAAGCAAGGCGTTATGAATCACCGAGACCATGGATTTATGACTGAATTTAGCGGTTGTAAATTAGCCTTGATCCTTAACGGCAAATTGCTTGTCTATAAGCGGGATTTTAGTGACTCTATCCCGTTTTCAGGCATGTACGATTTGCCGGGTGGTGGCAGGGAAGGCGAAGAAAGCCCTGTCGAATGTGTGCTAAGAGAGCTTGAAGAGGAGTTTGGCCTACAAGTTTCAGAAGAGCGCCTCTCCTATTGCGAAAAGTATGCTTTATCTTCGGGCAGTTATGGCTATTTCTATGCCGCTAAAATTTGTGAAGAGGAATTGAACATGATCTCGTTCGGTAATGAAGGAGTTTCTTGGCAAATGATGTCCATTCATGACTACTTGTCGAAAACAGACAGCATTCCTCATTTGAAAGAGCGTATTCATAAATATTTGGAGAGAGCGTTATGA
- a CDS encoding HD domain-containing protein: MTDRISKISDFMFQLDALKSINRRTYINGGERVENSAEHSWHLAMACWAFADMLNDDYDTQKLLKLALIHDLGEIGAGDTYLYSSNRGNAHVKERECVKQIASHPGNPISDIVELWEEQEAGDSKEAKLLKVIDRLLPFLHNITSEGRAWKDNGIHKNQVLKMHRFIETESPEIHSWFLEKLEYAVERGWLNDS; encoded by the coding sequence TTGACCGATAGAATTTCGAAAATATCAGATTTCATGTTTCAACTAGATGCATTGAAATCTATTAATCGACGAACATACATCAATGGTGGGGAGAGGGTCGAAAACTCGGCTGAGCATTCTTGGCATCTAGCAATGGCATGCTGGGCTTTCGCTGATATGCTAAACGACGATTACGATACACAAAAACTCCTTAAGCTTGCACTAATCCATGATCTTGGTGAAATTGGGGCTGGAGACACATATCTCTACAGTAGTAATAGAGGTAATGCCCACGTTAAAGAGCGTGAGTGCGTTAAACAAATTGCCTCGCACCCTGGCAATCCGATTAGCGATATTGTCGAGCTTTGGGAAGAGCAAGAAGCCGGTGATAGCAAAGAAGCAAAACTACTAAAGGTCATTGATCGCTTGTTGCCTTTCCTTCACAACATTACCAGCGAAGGTCGTGCATGGAAAGACAACGGTATACATAAAAACCAAGTGCTTAAAATGCACCGATTTATTGAAACTGAAAGTCCGGAGATACACAGCTGGTTTCTAGAAAAACTCGAATATGCGGTAGAGCGAGGTTGGCTGAATGACTCCTAA
- a CDS encoding DUF2971 domain-containing protein — MAMLEVKESPSSLYHYTDLHALISILTNSELWLTDVNFLNDHAEYSVGRKYLKEKLNDFVEKVTHAVSGVKLGYDFEFIDAIFDRSVYLTSFCMQKDLLSQWRGYCPQSGGYAIEFYGQGIADSVSGNKDSAFLICNYDSKLSKSHLDEVLLEVLKIITEAYLKKEKPEYDRMLEQVEKMNTILFSTLVQKHEKFYEEKEVRLACQSTLREKKFRVKNSVLVPYVPFKFDVNTVSKIIIGPMADQAIAERGLSQFLESLVANKDHPLSKLPVIEHSDIPFRFI; from the coding sequence ATGGCTATGCTGGAGGTCAAGGAGTCACCGTCAAGTCTCTATCATTACACTGATCTGCATGCTTTGATTAGTATTCTGACGAATAGTGAACTCTGGTTAACCGATGTCAATTTTCTGAACGATCATGCTGAGTATTCCGTAGGTCGAAAGTATCTCAAAGAGAAGCTCAATGACTTTGTAGAGAAGGTGACTCACGCAGTTTCAGGAGTAAAGCTTGGCTATGATTTTGAATTTATCGATGCGATATTTGATAGATCTGTGTATCTGACATCCTTTTGCATGCAAAAGGATCTCTTGAGCCAGTGGCGTGGCTATTGCCCGCAAAGCGGAGGCTATGCCATTGAGTTCTATGGTCAAGGAATCGCAGACAGCGTATCTGGCAACAAAGACTCTGCATTCCTGATATGCAATTACGACAGCAAATTAAGTAAATCCCATCTAGATGAAGTTTTATTAGAAGTTCTAAAAATTATTACCGAAGCTTATTTGAAGAAAGAAAAGCCTGAGTACGACAGAATGCTAGAGCAAGTTGAAAAAATGAATACGATATTGTTTTCAACTCTTGTCCAGAAACACGAGAAATTCTATGAAGAAAAGGAAGTGAGGTTGGCGTGTCAAAGTACGTTAAGAGAAAAGAAGTTTAGAGTGAAAAATTCGGTATTGGTACCATATGTGCCCTTTAAATTTGATGTAAACACTGTAAGCAAGATTATTATCGGTCCAATGGCGGACCAAGCAATTGCTGAAAGAGGGTTGTCCCAGTTCTTAGAGTCTCTAGTGGCTAATAAAGATCACCCACTTAGTAAACTCCCTGTTATCGAGCACTCCGATATTCCTTTTAGGTTCATTTAG